The following are encoded together in the Hoplias malabaricus isolate fHopMal1 chromosome 3, fHopMal1.hap1, whole genome shotgun sequence genome:
- the LOC136692189 gene encoding legumain-like has product MASVTDFHQISPSNLYDYSIDPTMGGTHGKQWVLLAAGSRGWTNYRHQANVCHAYQMVHRRGIPDEQIVVMMYDDIADSEKNPNPGEIINEPSGPNVYPGVLKDYTEDDVSAHNFLAVLRGDEAGVNKQTEGSRKVLKSDGNDTIFVYLSDHGGKGVFAFPRDCLYASDLICTINEMAEHQQFSKMVIYMESCCSGSLMEYLPKTTQVYGVSASNPHECHCACFYDEDRETFLAGEFTSCWLLHCSMSDLTRTTFQDQFLYLRQKVTQSTPCQYGNNELSKLMISEFLCPPDSTSRSELAVSAKPLKLTQLTPSTEVSLTIQKNRIQRETNPEKKRALQSEYDKLLQTRRSIEKTVLDIAHRACPDRGLRALSERRPLTRLEDMKDVAEHFKRTFTEWYVEQDDAFVLSQMHVLVSLIEAGVEVTRIKEAITHVHSERIP; this is encoded by the exons ATGGCTTCAGTTACTGATTTTCACCAAATCAGTCCCAGTAATTTATATGATTATTCTATAG ATCCTACGATGGGTGGGACACATGGCAAGCAGTGGGTTCTACTTGCTGCTGGTTCCAGAGGCTGGACAAATTACAGACATCAG GCTAATGTGTGCCATGCTTATCAAATGGTTCACCGCAGGGGCATTCCAGATGAGCAGATTGTAGTGATGATGTATGATGATATAGCCGACAGTGAGAA GAATCCAAATCCAGGAGAAATCATCAATGAGCCCAGCGGGCCTAATGTTTATCCAGGGGTTCTAAAGGATTACACTGAAGAC GATGTATCAGCCCACAACTTCCTGGCTGTGCTCCGTGGAGATGAAGCAGgtgtaaataaacagacagaggGGTCAAGAAAAGTCTTAAAAAG TGATGGAAATGACACCATTTTCGTGTATCTGTCAGACCATGGGGGTAAAGGAGTGTTTGCTTTTCCCAGGGACTGT cTTTATGCATCTGATCTCATCTGCACCATAAATGAGATGGCAGAACATCAGCAGTTCTCAAAG ATGGTGATTTATATGGAAAGCTGTTGTTCTGGATCATTGATGGAGTATCTCCCGAAAACCACTCAGG TTTACGGAGTGTCTGCTTCCAATCCTCACGAGTGTCACTGCGCCTGTTTCTATgatgaagacagagagacatttCTCGCTGGGGAATTCACCTCCTGCTGGCTGTTACACTGCAGCATG tcTGATCTTACCAGGACAACCTTCCAAGACCAGTTCCTGTATTTGAGACAGAAGGTCACCCAGTCTACTCCTTGTCAATATGGTAACAAT GAACTCAGTAAACTGATGATCAGTGAGTTTTTGTGTCCTCCTGACTCAACATCTCGATCAGAGCTTGCTGTAAGTGCTAAACCCCTGAAACTAACTCAGCTCACTCCATCCACTGAAGTCTCACTCACGATTCAAAAGAACAGAATTCAGAGAGAAACCAAccctgagaaaaagagagctCTACAGAGTGAATATGACAAGCTCCTACAG acaAGAAGAAGTATTGAAAAGACTGTGCTGGACATTGCTCATCGTGCCTGCCCCGATCGAGGCCTCCGAGCCCTGTCAGAGAGACGTCCACTGACTCGACTGGAGGATATGAAAGATGTAGCAGAGCATTTCAAACGGACGTTCACTGAGTGGTATGTGGAGCAG GACGATGCCTTTGTGCTTTCACAAATGCATGTACTGGTGAGCCTCATTGAGGCTGGAGTGGAGGTTACCAG gATTAAAGAGGCTATAACCCATGTGCACTCTGAAAGGATTCCATGA